From one Methylomonas paludis genomic stretch:
- a CDS encoding 16S rRNA (uracil(1498)-N(3))-methyltransferase: MRVSRIYVNAALNRGQLLTLDDAAAHYVRSVLRLKQDQVLVLFNGQGGEYICRLSEVSRKQVCASIDEQVQRDVESPLKVRLGMGISRGDRMDWAIQKAVELGVNHITPLITERCVIKFNDDKKHQRRQHWQHIIQHAAEQSGRCHLAELGEINALPDWVGKQQDLKIFLDPYAEHSLADLKNEHGLLTLLSGPEGGFSQLERQCALTAGFTPVRMGSRILRTETAVLAALAAVQTLWGDFN, from the coding sequence ATGCGGGTGTCGCGTATTTATGTCAATGCCGCTTTAAATCGCGGGCAGTTACTGACCCTGGATGACGCTGCCGCTCATTATGTACGCAGCGTGCTGCGCCTGAAACAGGATCAGGTTCTGGTGTTGTTTAATGGCCAGGGCGGGGAATATATTTGCCGATTAAGCGAAGTCAGCCGTAAACAGGTTTGTGCAAGTATTGATGAGCAGGTGCAGCGTGATGTGGAATCACCGCTAAAGGTGCGGCTGGGCATGGGGATTTCCCGAGGTGACCGCATGGACTGGGCAATACAGAAAGCGGTGGAACTGGGTGTTAATCATATAACACCGTTGATCACTGAACGCTGTGTGATCAAATTCAATGACGACAAAAAACACCAGCGTCGGCAGCACTGGCAACATATTATCCAACATGCTGCCGAACAATCCGGCCGCTGCCATTTGGCAGAGCTTGGCGAGATTAATGCTTTACCTGACTGGGTAGGCAAGCAACAGGACTTGAAGATATTTCTGGATCCTTATGCTGAACACAGTCTGGCTGATTTAAAGAATGAACATGGTTTATTGACACTATTGTCCGGGCCAGAAGGTGGTTTTAGCCAGCTGGAACGCCAGTGTGCCCTGACCGCCGGTTTTACTCCGGTACGCATGGGCAGCAGAATTTTACGTACCGAAACAGCGGTGCTGGCAGCTTTGGCGGCTGTACAAACCCTATGGGGAGATTTTAATTGA